In Amycolatopsis coloradensis, one genomic interval encodes:
- a CDS encoding allantoate amidohydrolase: MTASSLLEEISDVGRDPKRGGYSRHAFDAAETELRAWFVERAGRLGLGVETDRNGNIWAWWGTPGPDAVVTGSHLDSVPGGGAFDGPLGVASALDAVEILQAKGFRPAKPFAVVVFAEEEGGRFGVPCLGSRLLTGTIDADKARSLRDPDGVTFAEAAAKSGLDPERVGRDPERLGLIGRFLELHVEQGRGLIDLGSPVAVGNTVIAHGRWRFSFQGQGNHAGATLIGDRRDPMIPAAETVLAVRKLAKATADARATVGRLVPTPGGTNVIASTVDLWLDARVPGADTPELVAEIAKLAEDAAGQEGCRVEVSRESYSDDVIFDDALRRDLGTWLGGPPELPTGAGHDAAILAGFVPSGMLYVRNPTGISHSPEEFSEAEDVDHGARALADVLEKLST, translated from the coding sequence GTGACCGCGTCCTCGCTGCTGGAGGAGATTTCGGACGTCGGCCGCGACCCGAAGCGGGGCGGCTACTCCCGCCACGCCTTCGACGCGGCCGAAACCGAGCTGCGCGCGTGGTTCGTCGAGCGCGCCGGGCGGCTGGGCCTGGGTGTCGAGACCGACCGCAACGGCAACATCTGGGCCTGGTGGGGAACACCAGGCCCGGACGCGGTCGTCACCGGGAGCCATCTCGACTCGGTGCCCGGCGGCGGCGCGTTCGACGGCCCGCTCGGCGTCGCGAGCGCGCTCGACGCGGTGGAGATCTTGCAGGCCAAAGGATTTCGTCCGGCGAAGCCGTTCGCCGTCGTGGTCTTCGCCGAGGAGGAAGGTGGTCGATTCGGCGTGCCGTGCCTCGGTTCGCGGCTGCTGACCGGGACCATCGACGCGGACAAGGCGCGGAGCCTGCGCGACCCGGACGGTGTCACGTTCGCCGAAGCGGCGGCGAAATCCGGCCTCGATCCCGAGCGGGTCGGCCGGGACCCCGAGCGGCTCGGGCTGATCGGGCGGTTCCTGGAACTGCACGTGGAGCAGGGACGCGGGCTGATCGACCTCGGCTCGCCGGTCGCCGTCGGCAATACGGTGATCGCGCACGGCCGATGGCGATTCTCCTTCCAGGGACAGGGAAACCACGCCGGCGCGACGCTGATCGGCGATCGTCGCGACCCGATGATCCCGGCGGCCGAGACCGTGCTCGCCGTGCGGAAACTGGCGAAGGCCACCGCCGACGCGAGGGCGACCGTCGGCAGGCTCGTGCCCACTCCCGGCGGGACCAACGTCATCGCGTCCACTGTGGACTTGTGGCTGGACGCGCGGGTGCCGGGTGCGGACACGCCCGAGCTGGTCGCCGAGATCGCGAAGCTGGCCGAAGACGCGGCAGGGCAGGAAGGCTGCCGCGTCGAGGTCAGCAGGGAGTCGTACTCGGACGACGTGATCTTCGACGACGCGTTGCGCCGTGACCTGGGCACCTGGCTGGGCGGGCCGCCGGAACTGCCGACCGGCGCCGGGCACGACGCGGCGATCCTCGCCGGGTTCGTCCCGTCCGGGATGCTCTACGTGCGCAACCCCACCGGCATCAGCCATTCGCCGGAGGAGTTCTCCGAGGCGGAGGACGTCGACCACGGGGCTCGCGCGCTCGCGGACGTCCTGGAGAAACTGTCGACATGA